The Chitinophaga flava genome has a segment encoding these proteins:
- a CDS encoding DUF3320 domain-containing protein has protein sequence MIASILTRLESSRKELLDLGLKNPLLNYKLPASKGLHIVDESSAAVYELLVKENRTLTFLDRPDKKTTQQEVVYQEEQPASAAKDAVHDTRLQTSESQANLHTRLLNTYYAARISIEEQGFNILYLSLGMLHWYEADSSGEARQAPLLLIPVQLDRSDVRERFRLKYTLEEVEANISLEAKMRADFNIGIPGLPETEDFDVNEYFTAVSAAIEGMSGWKVEPDAIELGFFSFGKFMIYNDLDAGNWPSDNGPLTNPVINSLFGGGFLDNQPGVPEDTFIDDVPRADELYQVVDADSSQILAMLAVQEGRHLVIQGPPGTGKSQTITNIIADAVGRGKKVLFVAEKMAALEVVKRRLDNIQLGEACLELHSHKANKKELHQELRRVLELGRPSVHKLREEVMLLNTHRQELNEYCQSVNEPIGQSGLTVHQITGYLLRINEETAGKQLPAINPPDMASWDAAAMNKATAMALRIQACLREAGMPSQLAFRGSRLTVLLPHQQDALQRQLQGTTTALQTLQQLLAAIAGSLGMTPPADMKSAAQLVNICDLLSRKPDLNGLNTASQSWLIRQQDVAAWLEAGRRHTAIHAAYQDTLIPEAFTQDLMEVRQNLLAHGGKWYKFLIGAYNRSNKQLAALCKGPLPKDNTTKLQYVDSIMEYRRHDALIQEHAALGRELFGIRWQKHQTDWDALDTAAAYVTDMHKRIAAGTCPMQILNCLHQQVDPATVATDRDRLQQQLNSTASLQAGVLQQLDMPGYQWPESFAATAEQLVSWKDRLPEIHHNIAWNNITETATQENLSCLISPSMEWPEAARLLKTVLQKTWYEYLLEAAVKAQPALRRFDRAGHEELVQQFRRLDTTNLRYNRARAALSHWEQMPRIDAGGQVNIIRTEFNKKARHMPVRKLMKEAGLAIQAIKPVFMMSPLSIANFLPPGSLEFDLVIFDEASQVRPVEALGAILRGKQLVVVGDTKQLPPTSFFDTLTKEVEDEENITADMQSILGLCDAQGAPQRMLRWHYRSRHESLITLSNHEFYENKLVIFPSPGSKESRGLVFNHLKDTAYDRGKTRTNPKEAEIVADAVMEHARRHPALSLGVVAFSTSQREAITTALETRRRNNPELESFFRQHADEPFFVKNLENVQGDERDVIFISIGYGRTEEGYVAMSFGPLNNDGGERRLNVLITRAKSRCEVFTNITADDIDLNRAKSTGIMALKNFLYYAQYGRLNTTIETGLPADSPFEENVAAKLEALGYIVRKQVGSRGFYIDLAIVDPDLPGRYVLGIECDGAAYHSARSARDRDRLRQQMLEAIGWKMHRIWSTDWFRNPGKELDRLVAAIEKARADLSINDQVEADVIAEATPLLKREAVETEDTDAPLYEIAELPEAIKDQEFHATPIGSLCDWIEQVVAVESPVHFDEVARRMVEAAGITRVGPRIREILRHAVRHADASKRIKIKGQFLWETALSEPTVRNRSQLPAAARKISYISVEEIGVALEKVVKDAIAIQREEAVPFIAKMFGYSRVTEEMKEEILKAIDANIANNVVQQEGELLKV, from the coding sequence ATGATTGCATCCATATTAACCAGACTGGAGTCTTCCCGAAAAGAGCTGCTGGATCTGGGTCTGAAAAATCCCCTGTTAAATTACAAATTGCCGGCCAGCAAAGGGTTACACATTGTTGATGAATCATCGGCAGCTGTTTATGAGCTGTTGGTGAAAGAAAACAGAACACTGACTTTCCTGGACCGTCCGGATAAAAAGACAACACAACAGGAAGTAGTATACCAGGAAGAACAGCCAGCATCTGCTGCTAAAGACGCGGTTCATGATACCCGGTTACAGACCAGCGAATCGCAGGCTAATCTCCACACCCGTTTGCTCAATACTTATTATGCAGCGAGGATCAGCATTGAAGAACAGGGTTTCAATATCCTGTATCTGTCTCTTGGCATGTTGCACTGGTATGAAGCAGATAGCAGCGGAGAAGCGCGTCAGGCACCGCTGTTGCTGATACCGGTACAGCTGGACCGTTCGGATGTCCGTGAGCGTTTCCGCTTAAAATATACTTTGGAAGAAGTGGAAGCCAACATATCGCTGGAAGCGAAGATGAGGGCGGATTTTAATATTGGGATACCAGGACTGCCGGAAACAGAAGACTTTGATGTCAACGAATATTTTACTGCCGTATCTGCGGCCATAGAAGGCATGTCTGGCTGGAAGGTGGAACCCGACGCGATTGAACTGGGATTTTTCTCCTTCGGCAAATTCATGATCTATAACGATCTGGATGCAGGCAACTGGCCATCAGACAATGGTCCGCTGACGAATCCGGTGATCAATAGTCTTTTTGGTGGCGGCTTTTTAGATAATCAGCCGGGCGTGCCGGAAGATACTTTTATCGATGATGTGCCCCGTGCAGATGAACTATACCAGGTAGTAGATGCAGACAGCTCACAGATACTGGCCATGCTGGCTGTACAGGAAGGCAGGCATCTGGTGATACAAGGTCCTCCCGGCACCGGTAAATCACAAACGATCACCAATATCATTGCAGATGCTGTAGGCAGAGGCAAAAAGGTATTGTTTGTAGCGGAGAAGATGGCTGCACTCGAAGTTGTAAAGCGTCGGCTGGACAATATACAATTGGGAGAAGCCTGTCTGGAGCTGCACAGCCATAAAGCCAACAAAAAGGAGCTGCATCAGGAACTCCGCCGTGTGCTGGAGCTGGGACGTCCTTCTGTGCATAAACTTCGGGAAGAAGTGATGCTGCTCAATACGCATCGTCAGGAACTGAATGAGTATTGCCAGTCGGTGAATGAACCGATCGGGCAGAGTGGTCTTACCGTTCACCAGATAACAGGCTATCTGTTACGGATAAACGAAGAAACAGCCGGTAAGCAGTTGCCAGCTATCAACCCACCGGATATGGCCTCCTGGGATGCTGCAGCTATGAATAAAGCTACCGCAATGGCTCTGCGAATACAGGCCTGCCTGCGGGAAGCCGGTATGCCTTCACAACTGGCATTCCGTGGTAGCCGATTGACTGTGCTGTTACCTCATCAGCAGGATGCCCTGCAAAGACAGCTGCAGGGTACTACCACAGCCTTGCAAACGCTGCAGCAGCTACTTGCTGCCATCGCCGGCAGTCTGGGAATGACGCCGCCGGCAGATATGAAATCAGCTGCACAACTGGTAAACATCTGCGACCTGCTCTCCCGTAAGCCCGATCTCAACGGACTGAATACCGCCAGTCAGTCCTGGCTAATCCGGCAGCAGGATGTCGCTGCCTGGCTGGAAGCCGGCCGCCGGCATACCGCTATTCACGCTGCCTATCAGGATACCCTGATCCCTGAAGCCTTCACACAGGACCTGATGGAAGTCCGTCAGAATCTATTGGCACATGGCGGCAAATGGTATAAGTTCCTCATAGGCGCTTACAACCGCAGCAACAAACAACTGGCAGCCCTGTGTAAAGGCCCTCTGCCAAAAGATAATACCACCAAACTGCAATATGTGGACAGCATCATGGAATATCGCCGTCATGATGCGCTGATACAGGAACATGCGGCCCTGGGCCGTGAACTGTTCGGTATCCGCTGGCAGAAACATCAAACCGACTGGGACGCACTGGATACTGCAGCTGCCTATGTAACGGACATGCATAAACGTATTGCTGCCGGTACCTGTCCTATGCAGATACTGAACTGCCTGCATCAGCAGGTAGACCCTGCTACTGTTGCCACAGACAGGGACCGTCTGCAACAACAGCTGAACAGCACGGCCTCCCTGCAGGCCGGCGTATTACAACAGCTGGATATGCCGGGTTATCAATGGCCGGAATCCTTTGCAGCCACAGCTGAACAGCTGGTCAGCTGGAAAGACCGTCTGCCTGAAATACACCATAACATCGCCTGGAACAATATAACGGAAACGGCTACACAGGAAAATCTCTCCTGCCTTATCAGCCCATCAATGGAGTGGCCAGAAGCAGCACGCCTGCTGAAGACCGTTCTGCAAAAAACCTGGTACGAATACCTGCTGGAGGCAGCGGTGAAAGCACAGCCAGCGCTTCGGCGCTTTGACCGCGCTGGTCATGAAGAACTGGTACAGCAGTTCCGCCGCCTGGACACCACGAACCTGCGATACAACCGTGCCCGCGCCGCTCTCAGCCACTGGGAGCAGATGCCCCGCATCGATGCCGGCGGACAGGTAAATATCATCCGCACTGAGTTCAACAAAAAAGCAAGGCATATGCCGGTGCGCAAACTCATGAAGGAAGCTGGACTGGCCATACAGGCTATCAAACCGGTGTTTATGATGAGTCCTTTGTCTATCGCTAATTTCCTGCCGCCGGGTTCACTGGAGTTTGATCTGGTGATTTTTGATGAAGCCAGCCAGGTAAGGCCGGTGGAAGCCCTGGGCGCCATTCTGCGAGGCAAACAGCTGGTAGTGGTGGGAGATACCAAACAGCTGCCGCCTACCAGTTTCTTCGATACGCTTACTAAAGAAGTGGAGGACGAAGAAAACATTACCGCCGATATGCAGAGCATTCTGGGCCTCTGCGACGCACAGGGAGCGCCTCAGCGGATGTTGCGCTGGCACTACCGTAGTCGGCACGAGTCGTTGATCACGCTGTCCAACCATGAATTTTATGAAAACAAACTGGTGATCTTCCCCAGCCCCGGTTCCAAAGAAAGCCGTGGCCTGGTGTTTAATCACCTGAAAGATACTGCCTACGACAGAGGAAAAACACGCACCAACCCTAAAGAGGCGGAGATAGTGGCTGATGCGGTGATGGAACATGCCCGCCGTCATCCGGCCCTGAGCCTGGGTGTAGTGGCTTTCAGCACTTCCCAGCGTGAAGCTATCACCACGGCGCTGGAAACACGCCGTCGCAACAACCCTGAGCTGGAATCCTTTTTCCGTCAACATGCTGATGAACCTTTCTTTGTAAAGAACCTCGAAAACGTGCAGGGCGATGAAAGAGATGTCATCTTTATCTCTATCGGTTACGGGCGTACGGAGGAAGGATATGTGGCCATGTCTTTTGGTCCGCTCAACAACGACGGAGGTGAGCGTCGTCTCAATGTACTCATCACCCGCGCCAAATCACGCTGTGAGGTATTTACCAATATCACTGCAGATGATATAGATCTCAACAGGGCCAAAAGCACTGGTATCATGGCATTGAAAAACTTCCTCTACTATGCGCAGTATGGAAGGCTGAACACTACGATAGAAACAGGTCTTCCGGCCGACAGCCCGTTTGAGGAAAATGTGGCAGCCAAACTGGAAGCGCTGGGATATATCGTTAGAAAACAAGTTGGTTCCCGCGGCTTTTATATCGATCTGGCTATTGTAGACCCTGACCTGCCGGGCCGCTATGTGCTGGGCATCGAATGTGATGGCGCTGCCTATCATTCCGCCCGCTCTGCCCGCGACCGCGACCGCCTGCGGCAGCAGATGCTGGAAGCCATCGGCTGGAAGATGCACCGCATCTGGAGTACCGACTGGTTCCGTAATCCCGGCAAGGAACTGGACCGTCTGGTAGCAGCCATCGAAAAAGCACGTGCCGATCTTTCCATCAACGATCAGGTGGAAGCTGATGTGATCGCAGAAGCCACCCCACTGCTGAAAAGAGAAGCCGTAGAAACAGAAGATACAGATGCGCCGTTGTATGAAATAGCTGAACTGCCGGAAGCGATCAAAGACCAGGAGTTTCATGCCACTCCGATAGGCAGCCTCTGTGACTGGATAGAACAGGTGGTGGCCGTTGAAAGCCCGGTGCATTTTGATGAAGTAGCCCGTCGTATGGTGGAAGCCGCCGGTATTACCCGTGTAGGTCCCCGCATCCGGGAGATCCTGCGTCATGCTGTCAGACACGCTGATGCCAGCAAACGGATCAAGATTAAAGGTCAGTTTCTCTGGGAGACTGCGTTGTCAGAGCCCACAGTACGCAACCGTAGCCAGCTGCCAGCTGCAGCCAGAAAAATTAGTTATATTTCCGTAGAGGAAATCGGGGTAGCCCTCGAAAAAGTGGTCAAAGATGCTATCGCCATCCAGCGCGAAGAAGCAGTGCCTTTTATCGCGAAGATGTTCGGCTATAGCCGTGTTACAGAAGAAATGAAAGAAGAGATCCTGAAAGCGATCGACGCAAATATTGCCAATAATGTAGTGCAACAGGAGGGAGAACTTCTCAAAGTATAA
- a CDS encoding ABC transporter permease yields the protein MFSNFLLIAWRNLVRYKYYALINIAGLAIGMATCWLLLLYVLGETSYENFFPDKDRVYRAVNSATWTGGSLNLATTSAPFAPLLKKDYPEIEEVTRVLTDGGSMLQYGEKKLQVEDMFFVDSTFLKVLPFTLLQGDAGSCLQQPNAIVLTKTLAAKIFGDPALAMGKTIRTEDSTTVFLVSGVMEDVPANSHFAFSALRVLPANYNADGWQNFDVYTYLLLRPGADIKTLENKLPSFGERYVKPHMGDVTYKMELQPITSIHLHSHLGYEMGTNGNILYVYVFLLVGLLILAIACINYMNLATARAAGRVREVGVRKTLGSGRDEIARMFLAESFLLTLIAAVVAWGLVTLALPYFNAFAHRQLQLWQFGVARTIGAVLLLVLFTGLMAGIYPAVFMSGFRVVYALKGRLSGSSHTGFRKGLVTFQFMIAIVLTASTLVAYDQLQYVMHKDLGFHKEQMLYFHLNDVNVRSSIPAIKQQLLSNPLIRDVSAVSNPIGRNDLGTSGFFFEQNDGSIAESSILAQSLMVDADFLKTMGISLQSGRNFSDTGNTDRFHAALINETLVKNFNLKDPLGKKVQFKIDNKGTRAERVIVGVVRDFHTYSLQHKIAPLVMEMAPFSVMEDNLYVRISPQNIPAALAHIEKVYKRFDANHAFSYHFADEDFARQYEGELQQERIFGMFTVLALFIACLGLFGLAAFMAVQRTREIGVRKTMGASTGSIVKMLSQDFLKLVLIAALLAFPLSWWIMDRWLQHFAYRTGISIWVFVLTSIGVTVVALLTVSYHALKAALANPVQSLRAD from the coding sequence ATGTTCAGTAATTTTCTGCTGATAGCCTGGCGTAACCTTGTCAGGTATAAATACTACGCATTAATCAACATTGCCGGGCTGGCGATCGGGATGGCCACCTGCTGGCTGTTGCTGTTATATGTGCTGGGAGAAACCAGTTACGAAAATTTTTTTCCGGATAAGGACCGGGTATACCGTGCGGTAAACAGTGCTACCTGGACAGGCGGCAGCCTCAACCTGGCCACTACTTCGGCACCCTTTGCACCGCTGCTGAAAAAGGACTATCCTGAGATAGAAGAAGTAACCCGTGTGTTAACGGATGGTGGTAGCATGCTTCAGTATGGAGAGAAAAAGCTGCAGGTAGAAGATATGTTTTTTGTAGACAGCACATTTCTGAAAGTTCTGCCATTTACGCTTTTACAGGGAGATGCAGGCAGCTGTTTACAGCAGCCGAATGCCATTGTGCTCACAAAGACCCTGGCGGCTAAAATATTCGGGGACCCGGCGCTGGCAATGGGCAAAACAATCCGCACAGAAGACAGCACCACCGTTTTTCTGGTGAGCGGCGTGATGGAAGATGTGCCCGCCAATTCTCACTTTGCCTTCAGCGCGCTGCGGGTGTTGCCTGCCAACTACAATGCTGACGGCTGGCAGAATTTCGACGTATATACTTACCTGTTATTACGCCCGGGCGCAGATATAAAAACGCTGGAAAACAAGTTGCCTTCTTTCGGGGAACGATATGTAAAACCGCATATGGGCGACGTGACCTATAAGATGGAGCTGCAGCCGATTACCTCCATCCACCTGCATTCCCATCTGGGATATGAAATGGGGACTAATGGCAATATCCTCTACGTATATGTGTTCCTGTTGGTAGGGCTGCTGATACTGGCCATTGCCTGTATCAACTATATGAACCTGGCTACGGCCAGGGCTGCAGGGCGTGTGCGGGAGGTAGGGGTCCGTAAAACGCTGGGGTCGGGGCGGGATGAGATAGCTCGTATGTTTCTGGCGGAGTCTTTTCTGTTGACACTGATCGCTGCAGTAGTTGCCTGGGGGCTGGTAACGCTGGCATTGCCGTATTTTAATGCTTTTGCCCACCGGCAGCTGCAGCTGTGGCAATTTGGCGTGGCCCGTACCATAGGAGCGGTATTATTGCTGGTATTGTTTACGGGGCTGATGGCCGGTATCTATCCGGCGGTGTTTATGTCGGGGTTTAGGGTGGTGTATGCACTAAAAGGGCGTTTGAGTGGAAGCAGCCATACTGGTTTCCGCAAAGGACTGGTCACTTTTCAGTTTATGATTGCCATTGTACTAACAGCCAGCACGCTGGTAGCGTATGATCAGCTGCAATATGTAATGCACAAAGACCTGGGCTTTCATAAAGAACAGATGCTGTATTTCCATCTGAATGATGTGAATGTACGCAGCAGCATTCCGGCTATCAAACAACAGCTGCTGAGCAATCCACTGATACGTGATGTATCGGCTGTCAGCAATCCCATAGGCCGGAACGACCTGGGCACCAGCGGCTTCTTCTTTGAACAAAATGATGGTAGTATTGCTGAATCATCTATCCTGGCGCAAAGTCTGATGGTAGATGCCGATTTTCTAAAAACGATGGGCATCTCTCTGCAGAGTGGCCGTAACTTCTCTGATACCGGTAACACCGACCGTTTTCATGCCGCGCTGATCAACGAAACGCTGGTGAAAAATTTCAACCTGAAAGATCCGCTGGGCAAAAAAGTACAGTTCAAAATTGATAACAAGGGCACACGGGCAGAACGTGTAATCGTGGGCGTAGTCCGGGATTTTCATACCTACTCCCTGCAACATAAGATAGCACCGCTGGTAATGGAGATGGCGCCTTTCTCTGTGATGGAAGATAATCTGTACGTGCGGATAAGCCCACAGAACATCCCGGCAGCACTGGCACATATTGAAAAAGTATATAAGCGTTTTGATGCCAATCATGCTTTCAGCTATCATTTCGCAGATGAGGATTTTGCCAGACAATATGAAGGAGAACTGCAACAGGAAAGGATTTTTGGGATGTTCACTGTACTGGCTTTGTTTATTGCCTGTCTGGGATTATTCGGACTGGCCGCTTTTATGGCGGTGCAGCGCACCCGGGAGATAGGGGTGCGCAAAACCATGGGCGCTTCTACCGGCAGTATTGTAAAGATGTTATCGCAGGACTTTCTGAAGTTGGTGTTGATAGCCGCTTTGCTGGCGTTTCCATTGTCATGGTGGATAATGGACCGCTGGTTACAGCATTTTGCCTATCGTACCGGTATCAGTATCTGGGTGTTTGTATTGACCAGTATAGGCGTTACCGTAGTAGCGCTGCTTACCGTCAGCTACCATGCATTGAAGGCGGCGCTGGCCAATCCGGTGCAGAGTCTGAGGGCCGACTGA